From the genome of Rhododendron vialii isolate Sample 1 chromosome 10a, ASM3025357v1:
TTTGTCCCATGTATTCGGGTTTTAGGCCTTTCAGGTGTTTGGGCTTGTCCCATATTGGTATTTTCTTGGTTGGCAACTTGACAATCTAGGGATTGAGTCTCGGATTGGATACCATGtgcctattaatctttgtatcatcttttaaaggttaataaaatttctttttcgccattaaaaaaaagaaaatctgatTATGTGTGTTGAGTGTAGCATGGTGTAACCAGAAGTCTTTATTCCCAAATTCTATGCCCCTGTCCCAAAGCTCTTCCTACCTATGGGATACCGAAGGCATGGCCCTTGGGGTTAGGCCGTAAGAGTTTCTTTGGTGAATTTTCTAATCCTGGTGAGGGTGGCATGGTTTTAGTTAGACTGGAGAGGAAATTAGTCAAGGTGTGTATAAACTGGTCCGGATACCCCTTGTCATTGAACCAAAGCGAGAGTTTCTCTCTTGAATTACTAGTCCCATTTCGGAGTAAGATGGCTTGCCTTTGACCGGATTGAACTGGAAGGGATTAGTCAAGGTGTCATGTGCATAAAATGGCTCGGATACCCCTTACCATTGAACCCCAAAGGAAAAGGCACCGGGATAGGTAGTTCTAGACGGACGATCGCATACCATCTAGTGTAGCCTTTTGGAAGCTCCAAATTAACGTCTGTGTCTGATTTTTTCAAGAGAAAAGCAAATTAGATGAAATCACTAAAGAAGAATAGGTGAAAAGAAAGTTTAaattcatttgttttgtttagttGAGTTaggaagaggagaagagaaTTATATTATGTACTTGTGCCTTGTTAGTTTTCTTTGGAGGGAGAGAGCGCACGCTACCATCTTTGTCATCAAAAAGAGAAGATGGGGAGAATAGAGCAAAAACCAAGGCCCTCTCTGCCCGAAGTTAGCCGAGTTAGTATGGAGCTCCGACTTTGAAAGGGTAATTTCAAACCTCAATTAATACtcagatggaaaaaaaaaattcaattaacaCGTGGCCTCAAGGTTTGAGAGCGTAGCCACAATTTTTGAGAACGTGGCTGGAAGGTTTGAGTGTGTGACCGCAAGGTTCGGCGGGGTGCGAAGTTCGAGTGTGTGGCCGTGGCCTCAAGGTTCGAGTACGTGACCGCGAAGTTTGAGGGAAAAGCCTTAAGGTTTGAGATATTGCCCGCAAGGTTAGAGGTCCTAGTCACGAAGTTTGAGTGCCTGGCCGCTAAGTTTGAGTGCCTGGACGCAAATTTCAAGCGCTCTTTCGCAAGGTTGTTTCTGGTCAGTTCGTTGATTTCGCTAAATCCTCACGCCAATTGAACGTGTCTTCTTTTTAGCCATTAACGCAATATTGCTCTTGACAACTAATCAAATAAGCAGTAACaggaatttcaaaaattgataataaaaaaaaaaaaaaactgctagcCTGCTACATTCTTTGGGTTTCCTATACATGATATTTCTCCATCTGAtatcaaaccacaacaaaccaTGCAATGCTCTTGGAAATCCAGAACCATAATCAGCAGTGATGAATCCAGGGCCCGGAGAGGCGACCGCACCCCTAAAACTTAACAAAACCTTCAAACGTTACATATAACGCATGACTAACTCGTACCTGAAAAGCTGAAATCTTGAATCTGTCCCCAGTTATAATAAGTTTACCCGATTTTCAAATCGACCAGTTGCGGCCATCGCCCTTCGTTTTCATTACCTGCAGCAAAAGCTCGTTCCACAAATCAATCGGTCCGGGCAAACACCAACGGAGACAATCGGAAAACGTCGTAGACCTCATTTCAGGTGGCTGCCCAAAATGGTTAGGGTGACCATCTGCCCTTGGCCTCATGGCTTCAGTTACATCCAGCAACTTGAAAACCAATCCCCTTTTCTTCCCTTCCAGTTTTGCTGCCAAGAACTCCTCCACTTGAACCAGGTAGTACATCATAATCTCCCAATCCAATTTCAGTTCTTCCTTCGTATACGGCTTTGTTCTCACACAGTTCCCTCTCCCGTGCCACTCCTGGGGCTCGAAGTGCGGGGGCGTTATTGTCCTCAGGATTATTGTCCCCTTGAAGTTCTTGCTGTCAAGAAGGTTCCTAAAGGCGGCTCGAAACGCCTTTCTGAATCCATAGTACCTGAAGGCAGACATGGTGAAGAGAAACCAGAAATTTTACCCAAGTGCAGAGAAGTCACATAACTGGATTCAGCATCtggaaaacatttgtttcttgcACAAGCCTTGTGAAAAAATACCTGGTGAGGTCTGTGATATTCTCTGTACGGCACATGCTACACCCGACGACCTCGTTTTTCTCGCGATACATCAACGGCCTGGAGAACCAGTGTCCTCCCGAGATGATCACGCAGTCGAAATCGTGAACCTGGGTTGACCAGGCCTTGTCAACCTCATCCAAGTGCAGTTCTACAGGGCTGTCTGACGTAGCATCGATGCCCTTGGCTTCAACCAAATGAGTAGTCGATAAATGCGCTAGGGTGAAATCGAAATCGTGGTAGAACCAtcgtttggatcttggattgtCCTCGTACGATTTTTCCACGGATTGAGCGACCTGAGATGGGAATAGTAGCGGCTTGCAACACAGTTTTACTGATTGTGAAGAATTAGATAACAGAAAAAAGGCACAGAATAGTATACTACATATCCATGTATTTGGCTGCATCACCCAATTCAAAAGCCAAGCCTAATAAACTACGGCGTGCGAAGAAATTCTGAGATCATGCCACGAGGATCCATATGGAAAGGACAGTTTTATCAATGCATTCCCGTTAAGaatgaagaaaaggagagagatctTCTACTGAAGAGGAAAATTTGGTCACGTAGATCTTTTATTTCGCCGGAATTCATTGATTGCTCTGTATGAATTTCCAACGGAGACCCTTACCAAATCCTAATATTTTCTTTTCGTGTTTATTTTAGAGTTCTTGTTTGCTTGTTGAATGGGATGATGTGGGATTAAAAGACTCTACCACGTGCAAAATGCCGAAAATTTTATGccgaaaattttgaaattaacaacagttttgacattatcattttcttGCAATAGAGGGACAAATTCAAGAGGAACGGACAACTTCATGAGTAATTTGCGCACGAAGTTGATCCGATATGTATTTGTAAGCGTTTGTTATCGATAGGCAACTCTTGCAATTGAATTCATGCATGGATGCTATGCCTGTTAGGTATAGTATTCATTTTCTGTAAAAACCAGCTACCTTGCTCCACGAACTGTTTATGGAAAAATGCTTTTgaaaacagcaaaaaaagaATCCTGTGTTTCGAAAACTGGTGTTTAGAGCAGTTGAAAATCGTTTTCGTAAGCGAAAACAACACAACAAACTGTGAGAGCTTTTAAACCATTCATTGCTTTTGTTTCAAGAACACAAAaacgaaaaacgaaaaaaaaaaacagaaacaggCAAGGAAAATCACTTACACTGCTCAACAGGCACCCCAGTGACTGCACTTGATTTCTAGCCAATGAGTCCCCAACAAAGGCCATGGATTTCCCTCTAACAATCTCCAAGAACTCAGCTGCATCAAACAGAGGCAACTCACACTCATCTGGTCTCCACCTCCACTTCAAGAACTCTGTATCTGGCCTTCCAAACTTGAGACAATTTTGTGTTTCCTCAAGTGCACATGAGCTTTCATTTGTGTAATAAGGTCCTTTGGGATACGGCACCCACTCCCCTTTAAAAAGGTTGCATCCCTTCATTGACTTCGTTCTTATTGTGTCATCGGGACTTACCAACGGTTTCGATCGGTAAAGAGGGCTTGAAATGTTTTGATGAGTTGATACATTGTCATACACGTAGTGCAGAATGATTAGGGTTGTGAgagctagggttagggttagcaGGATTGCCTTTTTGTAAGAGTTTTGTGATGAGTTGTACCCACTAGGAAGCCTTAGCATATTAACCCTCATTTGAGGAAAATTTGGAAGAGGaaacttttgaattttggggGTGCATATACCATTTCAGTAATAGCACTTTCTCGGTGGTGTAGTTTATAATTATAGTGAAAAGTGAGGATTGGTGCAGAAATTCTGGAAATGGCTTGCCAAAGGTTACACTAAACCCATGTCAATAAATATGGGCAAATATAGTTACAAGAGTTGTATAACTCCCATGTTTAATTGTAGTTAATTCACATTGTTTAAGATACACTAGTAACATCTTCTCATTTGTTGTAACTTAGTTCAAATATTCAAGTATTTAtcaggacaaaaaaaaaaactaacatttcaaatatttatcGGTGGCGGCTCCATGAATATTTAGCAGGATATTCAAGAATTTTCTTAAGTCTACTAGCTCTATTAACCAGTAATATACATAGCCAAAATCTCATATTTTAGTGTCAATAGCGCGATAAAAAAACATACATAACATTTTATAATTATCCTCGACTAATTTTTATATTTCGAGCCAAACAAGATCAAACCGGCGCATGAATTCACTAATATTCTTTTGGGAGAAATTGTGGCGAATAGGTTTGCACAAATCTTTGTCGACATATGAGCTTGTTTTTGGAAATATAAAAGTCCGACTATCGCTCAGAGAGAAGCCAAAACACAATAGTGATAGGCGATATCAATAGAATTTTCTCTCTATTTgtttaaattttgtctttaacaGTGTGTATTTGTTTTGGACTTAAGTATTAAGTGTTTCATACTATAGGACTTAGTGCACATTAGGCCTCTTAATTCTTTTTTCAGAGTACCAAACCAGTGTActtatcacacacacacacaaacctgTACATAAAGGTGGCTCTGCCTGCTGATTGAAAGCAAATTATTGCACGAAAAGTGTTCAACAACAATTTTCTTGAGAATGTTGCTAAGGTTCAAATCTACTGAGAGTGTCCAATTTCGAAAGGGCAGTATTTCTGCCAATTCAAATCATTGTCCGAAAGAATAAAATTCAGAAGTACACATTCCATGGACTGTAGCACCGGGATCTTTATAGGGCGTAACTAAAAGGAGCCGCCAAGCATACgtaaagattttttattttttattttgatccgaAGCATACGTAAAGATGAAAGCACAACAAATTACACTCGGGAGGTGAAACAGCAGTTGAAAGCAAAAAGGAGTAGGTGCCAACAGAGAAT
Proteins encoded in this window:
- the LOC131304593 gene encoding protein trichome birefringence-like 19, with product MRVNMLRLPSGYNSSQNSYKKAILLTLTLALTTLIILHYVYDNVSTHQNISSPLYRSKPLVSPDDTIRTKSMKGCNLFKGEWVPYPKGPYYTNESSCALEETQNCLKFGRPDTEFLKWRWRPDECELPLFDAAEFLEIVRGKSMAFVGDSLARNQVQSLGCLLSSVAQSVEKSYEDNPRSKRWFYHDFDFTLAHLSTTHLVEAKGIDATSDSPVELHLDEVDKAWSTQVHDFDCVIISGGHWFSRPLMYREKNEVVGCSMCRTENITDLTRYYGFRKAFRAAFRNLLDSKNFKGTIILRTITPPHFEPQEWHGRGNCVRTKPYTKEELKLDWEIMMYYLVQVEEFLAAKLEGKKRGLVFKLLDVTEAMRPRADGHPNHFGQPPEMRSTTFSDCLRWCLPGPIDLWNELLLQVMKTKGDGRNWSI